From one Aspergillus fumigatus Af293 chromosome 8, whole genome shotgun sequence genomic stretch:
- a CDS encoding DUF3431 domain-containing protein, whose amino-acid sequence MVSSRRAVPLLGLAFFVIFLYTVNSLSKQWRRTPEGVGSGKLVASPSPIPSGFSNISLVENRPSRTPYAPRPQYVPGVPKPDGAEYTKMLVVPKTQNEDTNWIAAELPDWQSAIYVVDDPSSPLHPPKNKGHEVMVYLSFIIEHYDKLPDIVAFMHSHQFAWHNEEIFGGDAAEMLRRLNVARVVREGYMNLRCIWEPGCPDWMHPSNPEDNEQKQEETMLARSWGEIFPDDPIPQVLAQPCCAQFAVSRERILAIPKARFVFYRDWILRTELSDYISGRIWEYLWHVIFTGEHIICPEVHICFCDGYGLCFGGKEEYEAYRRLGHEKQELEDELKRWKSQAQTVEIARMRGTLGETSHLDIPEPGKDSSLQQKIYEKEQKINEVLYNAAERGMDPKARALEAGRKWTEGDGY is encoded by the coding sequence ATGGTTTCCTCACGGCGGGCGGTTCCCCTCCTTGGTCTTGCCTTTTTCGTCATCTTTCTCTACACAGTCAATAGTCTCTCGAAACAATGGCGGCGGACGCCAGAGGGCGTGGGGTCGGGCAAATTGGTCGCTTCACCTAGCCCGATACCATCCGGGTTTTCGAACATAAGTTTGGTGGAGAACCGTCCGTCCCGGACACCATACGCTCCCCGGCCGCAATATGTGCCTGGTGTCCCCAAGCCGGACGGAGCTGAGTATACGAAGATGCTCGTTGTCCCGAAAACGCAGAACGAAGATACGAATTGGATCGCGGCCGAGCTTCCCGACTGGCAGTCGGCAATCTATGTTGTCGATGACCCGTCGTCACCCCTACATCCGCCGAAGAATAAGGGACATGAAGTGATGGTTTATTTGAGCTTTATTATTGAGCATTATGACAAGCTGCCGGATATTGTGGCGTTCATGCATTCACATCAGTTCGCCTGGCACAACGAGGAGATATTTGGTGGCGATGCGGCGGAGATGTTGCGTCGCTTGAATGTTGCGCGGGTGGTCCGGGAGGGCTATATGAATCTGCGGTGTATATGGGAGCCCGGCTGTCCTGACTGGATGCATCCCAGCAACCCAGAGGATAACGAACAGAAGCAAGAGGAGACGATGCTGGCGCGGTCCTGGGGGGAGATCTTCCCGGACGACCCTATTCCACAGGTCCTGGCGCAACCTTGCTGTGCTCAGTTTGCCGTCTCTCGGGAGCGAATCCTGGCAATTCCCAAAGCGCGTTTTGTCTTCTACCGAGATTGGATCCTCCGGACAGAACTAAGCGACTACATATCAGGCCGTATTTGGGAGTACCTCTGGCATGTGATATTTACCGGTGAACACATCATCTGCCCCGAAGTTCATATTTGCTTCTGTGATGGCTACGGGCTCTGCTTCGGAGGTAAAGAAGAGTATGAGGCCTACCGGAGACTGGGCCATGAGAAACAGGAATTGGAAGATGAGCTCAAGCGATGGAAATCCCAAGCCCAGACTGTCGAAATTGCTAGAATGCGTGGTACCCTGGGAGAAACGAGCCACCTCGACATCCCCGAGCCAGGGAAAGACTCATCTCTTCAGCAGAAAATTTATGAGAAAGAACAGAAGATCAACGAGGTACTCTACAATGCCGCCGAGCGTGGTATGGACCCCAAAGCTCGAGCCTTGGAAGCAGGTAGAAAATGGACCGAGGGTGACGGCTATTAA